A single Chitinispirillales bacterium DNA region contains:
- a CDS encoding ribonuclease HII, producing the protein MNKTFDEKILFDFDEQKRKIYGIIVGSDEAGRGPLAGPVVAAAIILSGRENLPQLNDSKKLNEETRERLFGEICNQAAALSVFCVSHKEIDEKNILNASLFAMYKCLSSLKMKWNCALIDGNKFVPQIDKKFQETIVKGDAKSASIAAASIAAKVVRDRIMKNYNKKYPEYNFAKHKGYPTKEHYEAIKKFGISPIHRLSFCKNIGIEQIKMF; encoded by the coding sequence TTTGATTTCGATGAGCAAAAAAGAAAAATTTATGGAATTATCGTCGGTAGCGACGAGGCCGGACGCGGTCCGCTTGCAGGTCCGGTTGTGGCGGCGGCGATTATATTGTCGGGACGGGAAAATTTGCCGCAGTTAAACGATTCAAAAAAATTAAACGAAGAAACGCGCGAAAGGTTGTTTGGGGAAATTTGCAATCAAGCGGCGGCGCTCAGCGTATTTTGCGTTTCACACAAAGAAATTGATGAAAAAAATATTCTCAACGCCTCGCTTTTTGCAATGTACAAATGTTTATCGTCATTAAAAATGAAATGGAATTGCGCTCTTATCGACGGGAACAAATTTGTTCCGCAGATTGATAAAAAATTTCAGGAAACTATAGTTAAAGGCGATGCAAAAAGCGCAAGCATAGCCGCCGCAAGTATCGCGGCAAAGGTTGTACGTGACAGAATTATGAAAAATTACAACAAGAAATACCCCGAATACAATTTTGCAAAACACAAAGGATATCCCACAAAAGAACATTATGAGGCGATAAAAAAATTTGGAATTTCACCGATTCATAGATTGTCTTTTTGCAAAAATATTGGAATTGAGCAAATAAAAATGTTTTAG